One Phycisphaerae bacterium genomic window carries:
- a CDS encoding DNA-processing protein DprA, which produces MAKSPPLPVQHLSKEEPGYSVLGSPTFQAAIPSVLHVSGNAALLTSTSVALFCSVKCPGDLILKTYDLARALRDAGITVIGGFHSPMEKECLTLLLRGDQPVIVCLARGLENLRLPATWKPALAAGRLLLVSPFDNGCRRVTEETAEKRNRCIVAIAESIIVTYAHAGGRLEQLCRDAVTAGKTFWTLDDAATTNLVQQGARPISADALPRSWISLTTTNRHQSARHRSCWLGCE; this is translated from the coding sequence ATGGCGAAGTCACCCCCGCTCCCAGTCCAACACTTGTCCAAAGAGGAACCCGGTTACTCAGTTCTCGGCTCCCCCACTTTTCAGGCTGCCATCCCATCGGTGCTCCACGTTTCCGGAAACGCCGCACTTCTTACTAGCACATCCGTGGCCCTTTTCTGCTCAGTGAAATGCCCCGGCGACCTGATCCTGAAGACCTATGACCTGGCCCGAGCCCTTCGCGATGCCGGCATCACGGTGATCGGAGGCTTCCACTCGCCGATGGAGAAGGAATGCCTGACGCTTTTGCTTCGCGGCGATCAGCCCGTCATCGTGTGCCTTGCGCGTGGCCTGGAGAACCTCCGGCTGCCCGCAACCTGGAAGCCGGCGCTTGCCGCCGGCAGGCTGCTGTTGGTCTCGCCATTCGACAACGGATGCCGACGGGTTACGGAGGAAACGGCCGAGAAGCGGAACCGATGCATCGTGGCCATAGCCGAGAGCATCATCGTCACCTACGCCCACGCCGGCGGGCGGCTGGAGCAGCTCTGCCGCGACGCCGTAACGGCCGGCAAAACGTTCTGGACACTCGACGATGCGGCGACCACCAACCTCGTCCAACAGGGAGCACGCCCAATCTCCGCCGATGCATTGCCTCGGTCGTGGATCTCCCTCACGACCACCAACCGGCATCAATCAGCGCGCCACCGGAGCTGCTGGCTTGGATGCGAGTGA
- a CDS encoding AAA family ATPase encodes MAHLSIRIPWHDNAWDGSICQHPRENTSCLILKGISKKKDDAWEESMAGKDWHELDSRLPACAAERGSFLSASEFLRETNHPYKGRHEIYDKFLPTPFRHPPFSAACIPFRWMLKEHVEGNARRKIDGLVEELSLGYSPDREPDLGDFKPDWVQEYHNQRVLLDTFFSVIRPQESLCFFYAKKTPLSESSRRVIVGVGRILHLGDPVEYEYEGGVKATPIRCTLWERNIGHSIRPDSAGDGFLLPYHQILALASTDSSIRPEEYVAFSPEAHWDEFSYTAEHVSHDAAIASLLACDSALRRTAAILPGPWAQARAWIDRELNRLWKMRGPYPGMGSALAALDIERANLIAYEIARAQEEEETAWESDPWERFEQALDKPSLLGADLAQCLGGSWRKIWKGMKPERKALLKLLSRFAISDEQAARFFQKTKREDAGISVEDSDLIRNPYLLYELDRGRVAPIQLGTIDQGVFPDAVVREKFPLPAESTMDDGADSRRIRAFVIQALENAAGLGHTLLPRDSVIRKIAQVDVRPAVPCTEDVLDQTEGAFDPVISITALKSGQPAYQLDRLVEAGNLIRNCVERRTTNAKRHPAAHPWRNLIDAAIGQGVPADASEREQEELARAEKAAALAEIYASRLTVLIGPAGTGKTTLLKALCAISDVEQGGFLLLAPTGKARVRMEAQIGLQTGKTIAQFLLGSGRFDAETGAYVVTGGSDRCTAYRTVVIDECSMLTEEQLAATLDGLENVERLVLVGDPRQLPPIGAGRPFVDIVRRLTPKRIESYPSGTPRVGPGYAELTITRRQAGEQRDDLLLANWFSGAPLDAGADEIWERLLRGEAQHIRLARWDSPEELEAKLVAAIIQDLKLSGPEDENGFEQSLGGSLFQNAVYFHPRSKDRSGAGEHAEDWQVLSPVRAGLHGVDSVNRAIQTTFRKRVLGWTREQWRRVPRPFGAQSILYGDKVISRQNGWRNDVFPPPQDEHLYVANGDIGMVVGQYKGRNAGYKGLPWKLEVEFTSQTGFKCGYAGWEFGEEGDPPLELAYALTIHRAQGSEFGITFVVVPNPCWLLSRELLYTALTRQQEHIVVFHQGAARDLIRFVSNSEIASRVTNLFTPPDLVAVQDRFMEDGLIHRTSRGDLVRSKSEVIIANLLYDKLKITNYLYENPLQGRNGSVRYPDFTLIDAETGRNLYLEHLGMLGDRVYRERWERKLAWYREQGVVPFGEGEGDAGTLLTTSEGPRGEFDVPAIEARIKQGLGVQ; translated from the coding sequence ATGGCCCATCTCTCCATCCGCATTCCCTGGCACGATAACGCTTGGGACGGCAGCATCTGCCAGCACCCTCGGGAGAACACCTCCTGCCTGATCCTCAAGGGCATCTCCAAGAAGAAGGACGATGCCTGGGAAGAGAGCATGGCGGGGAAAGACTGGCATGAACTCGACAGCAGGCTGCCCGCATGCGCAGCCGAGCGCGGTTCGTTCTTGTCGGCCAGCGAATTCTTGCGCGAAACCAACCATCCCTACAAGGGCCGCCACGAGATTTATGACAAGTTCCTGCCCACCCCGTTTCGACATCCACCGTTTTCCGCGGCCTGCATCCCGTTCCGGTGGATGCTCAAGGAGCACGTTGAGGGCAATGCCCGGCGGAAGATCGATGGCCTGGTTGAGGAACTGTCGCTCGGTTACTCACCCGATCGCGAGCCGGACCTCGGGGACTTCAAACCCGACTGGGTTCAGGAGTACCACAATCAGCGCGTTCTGCTGGACACATTCTTCAGTGTCATACGGCCTCAAGAATCGCTGTGCTTCTTCTACGCCAAGAAGACCCCACTCTCGGAGAGCAGCCGGCGCGTCATTGTCGGCGTCGGTCGTATCCTCCACCTCGGCGACCCGGTGGAATATGAGTACGAGGGCGGCGTTAAGGCAACGCCGATTCGCTGCACGCTGTGGGAACGCAACATCGGACACTCGATCCGGCCGGACTCGGCGGGGGACGGTTTTCTGTTGCCATACCACCAGATCCTGGCGCTCGCGAGTACGGACAGCTCAATTCGGCCCGAAGAATACGTCGCCTTCTCGCCTGAAGCGCATTGGGACGAATTCTCGTACACGGCCGAGCACGTCTCGCACGACGCGGCAATCGCGTCCCTGCTTGCCTGCGATTCCGCGCTGAGAAGAACCGCCGCCATCCTGCCTGGACCGTGGGCTCAGGCCCGTGCGTGGATCGACAGAGAACTCAACCGTTTGTGGAAGATGCGCGGTCCTTACCCGGGCATGGGCTCAGCGCTGGCTGCCCTGGACATCGAGCGGGCAAACCTGATCGCCTACGAGATCGCACGGGCGCAGGAGGAGGAGGAAACCGCCTGGGAAAGTGATCCCTGGGAGCGGTTCGAGCAGGCACTGGATAAGCCGAGCCTACTCGGGGCGGACCTGGCACAATGCCTCGGCGGTTCCTGGCGGAAGATCTGGAAAGGCATGAAGCCCGAACGTAAGGCCTTACTCAAACTGCTCAGCCGATTTGCCATTTCGGACGAGCAGGCCGCCCGGTTTTTCCAGAAGACGAAACGCGAAGACGCAGGGATCAGTGTCGAGGATTCCGACCTCATTCGCAATCCTTACCTGCTGTACGAACTGGACCGTGGCCGGGTTGCACCGATTCAATTGGGGACAATCGACCAGGGCGTTTTTCCAGATGCGGTCGTGCGTGAGAAGTTCCCCCTCCCCGCGGAATCCACCATGGACGACGGGGCCGACTCTCGGCGGATTCGGGCGTTTGTCATCCAGGCATTGGAGAATGCCGCGGGCTTGGGCCACACGCTGCTGCCCAGGGATTCGGTAATTCGTAAGATCGCGCAAGTAGACGTACGCCCGGCCGTACCCTGCACTGAGGACGTACTGGACCAGACGGAGGGGGCGTTCGATCCGGTCATCAGCATTACCGCGCTCAAGAGTGGCCAGCCCGCGTACCAGCTCGACCGGCTTGTCGAAGCCGGCAATCTCATCCGCAACTGCGTAGAACGTAGGACAACCAACGCCAAGCGCCACCCTGCCGCGCATCCCTGGCGGAACCTGATTGACGCGGCGATCGGGCAAGGCGTGCCGGCAGATGCATCTGAGCGAGAGCAGGAGGAGCTGGCGCGGGCCGAGAAAGCCGCGGCGCTTGCGGAGATTTACGCTTCCAGATTGACCGTGCTCATCGGTCCAGCCGGTACGGGCAAGACCACACTCTTGAAGGCGCTCTGCGCCATTTCGGATGTCGAGCAGGGCGGCTTTCTTCTGCTTGCGCCCACCGGCAAAGCACGCGTGCGCATGGAGGCGCAGATCGGGCTACAGACAGGGAAAACCATTGCACAGTTCCTCCTTGGATCGGGCAGATTTGATGCCGAAACCGGAGCTTATGTCGTCACCGGCGGATCGGACCGGTGTACTGCATACCGCACCGTGGTCATTGATGAGTGTTCAATGCTCACGGAGGAACAACTTGCAGCGACACTGGATGGGCTGGAGAACGTCGAGCGTCTCGTCCTCGTCGGCGATCCCCGGCAGCTGCCGCCTATTGGGGCCGGACGTCCTTTCGTCGATATCGTCCGTCGCCTTACACCGAAGAGAATTGAATCCTACCCGAGCGGAACGCCCAGGGTGGGACCGGGCTATGCCGAGTTGACCATCACGCGGCGCCAGGCCGGTGAACAACGGGATGATCTCCTACTGGCAAACTGGTTTAGCGGAGCCCCGCTTGATGCGGGAGCCGACGAGATCTGGGAGAGGCTTCTGCGTGGCGAGGCGCAGCATATTCGGCTCGCTCGCTGGGATTCACCGGAAGAGCTGGAAGCCAAGTTGGTGGCCGCGATCATCCAAGACCTGAAGCTCTCCGGCCCGGAAGATGAAAACGGCTTTGAGCAGTCACTCGGCGGATCGTTATTCCAGAACGCAGTGTATTTCCATCCCAGAAGCAAAGACCGCTCGGGAGCTGGAGAACATGCGGAGGATTGGCAGGTTCTGTCCCCGGTTCGCGCCGGTCTGCATGGAGTGGATTCCGTTAACAGGGCGATCCAAACGACCTTTCGCAAACGCGTCTTGGGCTGGACACGAGAGCAGTGGCGGAGAGTCCCGAGACCATTCGGTGCACAGAGCATCTTGTACGGCGACAAGGTGATAAGCCGCCAGAACGGTTGGCGAAACGACGTGTTTCCGCCGCCCCAAGATGAGCATCTTTACGTCGCCAACGGCGACATCGGGATGGTCGTCGGGCAGTACAAGGGCCGGAACGCCGGCTACAAGGGGTTGCCGTGGAAACTCGAAGTCGAGTTCACGAGTCAGACAGGCTTCAAGTGCGGCTATGCCGGATGGGAATTCGGCGAAGAGGGTGACCCGCCGCTCGAACTTGCATACGCGCTGACCATCCACAGGGCGCAAGGCAGCGAGTTTGGCATCACTTTTGTCGTTGTTCCGAACCCCTGCTGGCTCTTGAGTCGTGAGCTTCTTTACACGGCGCTGACCAGGCAGCAGGAGCATATCGTCGTCTTTCATCAGGGTGCGGCCCGAGACCTGATTCGCTTTGTGTCAAACTCGGAAATCGCGTCTCGCGTCACCAATCTTTTCACGCCGCCGGACCTCGTTGCTGTACAAGATCGGTTTATGGAAGATGGGCTGATTCACCGGACTTCACGGGGCGACCTGGTCAGGTCGAAGTCCGAGGTCATCATCGCCAATCTGCTTTACGACAAGCTGAAGATCACGAACTATCTCTACGAGAATCCGCTCCAGGGCAGAAATGGCAGCGTCCGCTACCCCGATTTCACCCTCATCGACGCCGAAACCGGCCGTAACCTATACCTCGAACATTTGGGCATGCTTGGTGATAGGGTCTACCGGGAGCGATGGGAACGCAAGCTCGCGTGGTATCGTGAGCAGGGAGTCGTTCCGTTTGGCGAAGGAGAGGGTGATGCCGGAACGCTGCTGACCACAAGCGAAGGGCCACGCGGCGAGTTCGACGTGCCCGCGATTGAGGCCCGCATAAAACAGGGATTGGGAGTCCAGTGA